A region of the Candidatus Poribacteria bacterium genome:
GCCCTCGGACTGCTGCGCGATCAGGGCGAGGCCGTCGTCATCAATGGAGAAACCTTCGTCGGCAGCGAGTTCTCTGAGTCTGCCGACGACCTCCTCATGGCTCGCCCGTTGGAACTCGAACTGCTGACATCGCGACAGGATGGTCGCTGGGAAGCGCGACTTCTCGGTGCTGGCAAACACGAAGACGACATGCGATGGCGGCTCCTCCAAGGTCTTCAGGAGGGCGTTCCACGCCGTCATGCTCAGCATGTGCGCTTCATCGATGATGTAGACGCGGTAGGGCGACGATACCGTCGCCAACTTGACGTTCTCGCGCAGCTCCCGCACGTCGTCGACGCTGTTGTTCGATGCCGCGTCGATCTCCAGCACGTCCAGCGACGCTCCCGCGTTCACTCCTCGGCACGAGTCGCAGGCATTGCAGGGCTCCGCATCCTCTCGCGCCGAGCAGTTGAGGGCTTTGGCGAAGATGCGCGCCATGGTCGTCTTGCCGACGCCGCGCGGACCGGAGAACAGATAGGCGTGATGCACTCGCCCTGAGCGCAGAACCGTTTGGAGGGTGCGGATGACGTGCGCCTGTCCCACGACAGCGCCGAAGCGTTGGGGGCGCCACTTTCGCGAAAGGGCGAGGTACGGCATTGCGGAGCCCGTGGTTCCTGTTCGAATGAGTGGCGACAGGTCAGGCTGGGCCCCGCCGGGCAGCGCAAACGGATACTGCCCGGCGTCGATCTCTATATGGCCACGCACCTGCCGTTGACGTCCGCGCTCCGAGCGTTACTCCGACAGCCAGCTCCAGTCAGGCGCCCCTGCGGCACACGCTTCGCCACCTACCGTTGCTTCCTTCCGGACCTGGCGGGGTTCGGCAGGTAGACGTTGCGCAGGACCCGACTCTCAACGCCACTTGTCGAAGCCTGACCTCACAGAACGTCGCCTCGGGCAGGGATTCCGTCCTGCTATAGCGGGTTGCAGGTTCAGGGCACCGCTACCTCCCCACCTAGCGTGGCCACGAGGTCGCGCCGACGATTCGGCGCCTGCGCAAAGGAGTTTCAGAGGCGTCGCCCTCAACGTGGAAGCATTCTAGCACTCGACAGCAACGCAATCAAGGCAGCCGTGGCGCGGATGCCCCCATCTTGCGTTCAGTGGAAGGACTCGTGCTCCCAGGAACGTCGCGCCGGGCGGGGTTGACACGCCAGACCGACACGGCTAGATTAGCCATGGAGCCGCCGTCGGGAGATCGCGGCTCACCGAACACAACAAACTCATCGGTTGTTGGTGCCCGCGTGAGCGGGAGAATAGGGAACACGGTGTAAGTCCGTGACTGCCCCGCAACGGTGAGTCGGTACCCTTGGGGTACTCGCGGCGGAACCACTTGGCGCGATCGGCGTGCCAGGGAAGGTGCCGCGAGCGCTTCCGGTCGGGAGCGTCGACAAGTCCGGAGACCTGCCACAACCGGTTTCTCCGCCTTCCAGGGATGGGCGGGGCAAACGACCGTCGCGAGCCCAAGCGGCTGCGCGCGTGAGTCAGGTCGTGTGACCCCGAGGCCTCCCGCGAAGGCATCGGGGTTTCCTATGCGCCCACGTGGTACGCGGGTACGGCGTGGCATCCCAGATTCGGCATCTTTCCTCATCTGGCTGAGCTTTGCCATCGGTCTGCCGCTTGCCGGTTCGCTGCAAGCCGGCGAAGCATCCGCATCGCTCCCGCCGTCCGTTGTGCGCGCCCTGCGCATCGAGACGCCTCGCACGTCTGTGTCCGCCTCGGTCGAAGAGCTGGACGCCGATGACATACGGGCCCGGAACGCCCAGACGTTGGGTCAACTGCTGGACGGGCTCGCCAGCGTGCGCGTTCAGCGGTACGGCGGCCTCGGCTCCCTTGAGACGCTTTCGGTTCATGGCGCATCGGCGGAACGCGTCGTGGTCGTCCAGGACGGGATCCGCCTCAACTCCCCGCAGCATGGTCTGACCGACCTGAGCCTGTGGGACGGACGTGGCGTCGGCAAAGCCGAAGTGGCGCGCGGCGGCTACTCGGCGATGTACGGCGCGGACGCGATGGGTGGCGTCATCTATCTGGAGAGCCTCTCGTCGAAGGATCGCCCGCCGTTCTGGTTCTCGACGGAGGCCGGCTCGTTTGGGCTGCGCGGCGTCCGTGCCGGAGCGTCGGGGTCTGCTCGCGGCGGCAGCGGATCCATCGAAGCCGCTCGTCTGATGGCTGAGAACGATTACCCCTATGACTGGTACGGCGAGACCCGCCGACGCTGGAACACCGACGCCCAGCAGACCGCTGTGCGAGTTCGAGCCGATGTCCCGACCCGGTCGTGGCGATGGGTCCTGAACTCGCAGGGCACGCATCGACATGCCGGCACGCCGGGCCCTGACACAGGAGCGCCGATCAACGAATCCGCTCCTCGGATCCGCCAGGACGACGACGACGGGTTCGCCACGATCCGAGCCATCCGCCCAGGGCAGACTTGGCGGATCGAGGCATCCGGCAGCGTCCGCGGCACCTATCAACGGTACCACGACCCAACCATCGATATCGATAGCCGGCATCGAGTGCGTTCGGTGACGTCGTCCGGGCAGGCGACGCGTATGCTGGGTCCGTTCCGCGTCGCGGCTGGATTGGATGGCGAGCTCTCGACGATCCGCAGCACCGAGACGAAAGACGGTGATCGTCGGCATGTCGGGGCGTATGCCATCTGCATGGCGTCCTTCGGGTTGGGCGGCGGCTGGTCAGCCGACGCCGACGCCGCGCTTCGCGAGGATGCGTTCAGCGACTTCGGTCGAGCCTTCAGCCCGCGGACTGGCATCGTGGTCGGCAACGGGGCATTTCGCTTGTTGGCGAACGCCGGTGAGAGCTTCCGAGCCCCCACCTTCAACAGCTTGTACTGGAATCCAGGCGGCAACCCGGAGCTCCAACCCGAGCACGCAGATCACCACGCGGTTGGCGTTGGGTGGACCAGACCGACTTGGTCGGCTGAGGTCACTCGACTGGAGGCGAGATACCGGAACCAGATCAGGTGGCTGCCGGACGCGGGCGGCAAGTGGTCCGCGCAGAACGTAGCCCGGAGCGAGTTGTCCGGCTGGGACGCTTGGGCTGCCGCGCGCACGGGACGCTGGCGCGCAAGGCTCCGGGGCTCCCAGTCCGATGCCGTGCAGAAGGACGGCTCGCCTGCGACAACGCCGGCGTATGGCAAGCAGATTCCATTTGTTGCGCGACGGATGGCTTCGGCGGAGGTCTCCTACGAGCGAAGTGAGTTCGGATTCACTGCTCGGCAGCGTTGGGTCGGGCAGGCGTTCACACGAGCCGACAATCGCGCGGCTCTTCCCGGCTATTCCATTGGCGACATGGGCGTCTGGGTGCGCCCCAGATGGATGGAGGGACACTGGGAACTACGCGTTGACGTGGATAACGTCTGGAATCGTCGCTACGTCGTGATGCCTCAGTATCCGCTTCCCGGGCGGGCGCTTCGGCTGGCGGTCAGCGGAAGCCTTTGATCCGGTGCACGAGGAGGAACGTTCGATGCGAAGACTCGGTCATGGGTGGCTTCTGATACTCGCGCTGGGGATCGCCGCAGTCTGGGGCTGTGGCGGTGACGACGAGCCCAACGATGACACGGGCAACGGCGGATCTGGAGCCGGCGTGTTCGTGGTGAACGAAGGGAACTTCGGCAAGGGCAACGGCAGCCTGTCGTTCTACGATCCGGCTCTGAAACAGG
Encoded here:
- a CDS encoding TonB-dependent receptor, with product MRPRGTRVRRGIPDSASFLIWLSFAIGLPLAGSLQAGEASASLPPSVVRALRIETPRTSVSASVEELDADDIRARNAQTLGQLLDGLASVRVQRYGGLGSLETLSVHGASAERVVVVQDGIRLNSPQHGLTDLSLWDGRGVGKAEVARGGYSAMYGADAMGGVIYLESLSSKDRPPFWFSTEAGSFGLRGVRAGASGSARGGSGSIEAARLMAENDYPYDWYGETRRRWNTDAQQTAVRVRADVPTRSWRWVLNSQGTHRHAGTPGPDTGAPINESAPRIRQDDDDGFATIRAIRPGQTWRIEASGSVRGTYQRYHDPTIDIDSRHRVRSVTSSGQATRMLGPFRVAAGLDGELSTIRSTETKDGDRRHVGAYAICMASFGLGGGWSADADAALREDAFSDFGRAFSPRTGIVVGNGAFRLLANAGESFRAPTFNSLYWNPGGNPELQPEHADHHAVGVGWTRPTWSAEVTRLEARYRNQIRWLPDAGGKWSAQNVARSELSGWDAWAAARTGRWRARLRGSQSDAVQKDGSPATTPAYGKQIPFVARRMASAEVSYERSEFGFTARQRWVGQAFTRADNRAALPGYSIGDMGVWVRPRWMEGHWELRVDVDNVWNRRYVVMPQYPLPGRALRLAVSGSL